One window of the Desulfobacterales bacterium genome contains the following:
- a CDS encoding DUF4126 domain-containing protein, with the protein MEQLDPIVKIIALTMGAAWASGINLYAALLVLGILGMTGNIVLPPDLQILTNPIVVVAAGLMYLVEFVADKIPGVDTGWDTVQTFVRIPLGALLAAGAVGEVNPPLALAAAIAGGSLAAGTHAAKSGARVIINTSPEPFSNWIVSLLEDFVVIVGLWAALYHPWVFVALLAIFIVLLIWLLPKLWRGVKKIFGYLAQLFRRKTMDPLPPEDPGCPHI; encoded by the coding sequence ATGGAACAGCTTGACCCGATCGTGAAAATCATCGCCCTGACCATGGGTGCGGCCTGGGCCAGCGGCATTAACCTTTACGCCGCCCTCCTGGTGTTGGGGATTTTGGGGATGACCGGCAACATCGTCCTGCCGCCGGACCTGCAGATCCTGACAAACCCCATCGTGGTCGTTGCAGCGGGATTGATGTATCTGGTGGAGTTTGTTGCCGACAAGATCCCCGGTGTCGATACCGGCTGGGACACGGTTCAAACCTTTGTCCGCATTCCCTTAGGGGCGCTGCTGGCTGCCGGTGCGGTGGGCGAGGTAAACCCGCCCCTGGCGCTTGCCGCCGCAATCGCTGGCGGCAGCCTGGCCGCCGGCACCCATGCCGCCAAGTCCGGCGCCCGGGTCATCATCAACACCTCGCCCGAACCCTTCAGCAACTGGATCGTTTCATTGTTGGAAGATTTTGTCGTAATTGTCGGCCTGTGGGCCGCGCTCTATCACCCCTGGGTGTTTGTGGCGCTGCTGGCAATCTTTATCGTCCTGCTGATATGGCTGTTGCCCAAGCTCTGGCGGGGGGTTAAAAAAATCTTCGGTTATCTGGCGCAATTATTCAGGCGCAAAACCATGGACCCGCTGCCGCCGGAAGATCCCGGCTGTCCACACATCTGA